Proteins encoded within one genomic window of Acinetobacter sp. WCHA55:
- a CDS encoding type I secretion system permease/ATPase — protein sequence MSSSLNYQPWLKAVLRIAKHYRIETSEEQLRLQLNWNQSDSIVETLTLITRQLGMSLRQVPFSQDLLNPWLLPVVVELSDGQVAVIEKADSDGNISIQFSADEGLTQTYTITKLQEHIRFVYIIRPEKSVSDVRVDEYIKPYEASWFWSIVLQDWKRYIDIMFASLMANILALATVVFSMNVYDRVIPAQSIPTLWVLAGGVLIAAIFEFSIRVARVFLSDIIGKRADLKISDRVFGHALRIKNKERSKSTGTFISQIRELEGVRELVTSTTISAIADLPFFLMFLVIFWLIGGNLFWVMLVVVPLMILPGLLIQKPLAKLAKEGMREGAIRNAMLVEVVQGIEDIKLLRAESRFQNQWNRMNEISADISMRQRKLVGVLNAWTQKIQGLTFAVVVLVGCFAVMKGEMTTGALVACSMLSSRMLGPIAQIAGVLGRLQQAKVAKTGLDELMKRAVDQPERGHLIHRPMINGDYDLTDVSFKYSDGDEKPNLHIAKLVIRAGEKIAILGRNGAGKSTLLQLLSGMQEPTQGKIKLDGLELKLIDPADVRRDMGLLNQNAHLFFGTVRENLTLGAPLASDQEILNVLKITGALDFIQAKKEGLDFQILEGGTGFSGGQRQALLMARLLICQPNILLLDEPTSFLDEVTEKQLIDHLKHWLRPKTMIIATHRRAVLELVDRIIVVNDGKIVMDGPRDQILNQSKQQKAAEVLKS from the coding sequence ATGAGCAGTTCATTAAATTACCAACCATGGCTAAAAGCAGTGCTTCGTATTGCAAAGCACTATCGTATTGAAACATCAGAAGAACAACTTCGTTTGCAACTCAACTGGAATCAAAGTGATTCTATCGTAGAGACTCTGACACTCATAACCCGTCAACTGGGGATGAGTTTACGTCAAGTACCATTCAGTCAAGATTTGCTCAATCCATGGTTATTACCTGTTGTTGTCGAGTTATCGGATGGACAAGTCGCTGTAATTGAAAAAGCAGATTCAGATGGCAATATCAGCATCCAATTCAGCGCTGACGAAGGGCTTACACAAACCTATACCATTACGAAGCTACAAGAACATATTCGCTTTGTTTATATCATTCGACCTGAAAAATCGGTGAGTGATGTCCGTGTCGATGAATACATCAAACCTTATGAAGCCAGTTGGTTTTGGAGCATCGTATTACAAGACTGGAAACGGTATATCGACATTATGTTTGCCTCTCTCATGGCGAATATCCTTGCATTAGCAACCGTCGTATTTTCTATGAATGTCTATGACCGTGTTATTCCAGCACAGTCAATCCCAACGTTGTGGGTACTGGCAGGTGGGGTATTAATTGCTGCAATTTTTGAGTTTTCGATACGCGTTGCACGGGTTTTCTTATCTGACATTATTGGTAAAAGAGCAGATTTAAAAATATCGGATCGGGTCTTTGGCCATGCATTACGCATTAAAAATAAAGAACGTTCAAAATCAACAGGGACATTTATTTCTCAAATTAGAGAATTAGAAGGGGTTCGTGAACTGGTGACTTCAACCACCATTTCAGCAATTGCCGATTTACCTTTTTTCTTGATGTTCTTAGTCATCTTCTGGCTTATTGGTGGCAATCTGTTTTGGGTCATGCTCGTGGTTGTTCCTTTGATGATTTTGCCGGGTCTACTGATTCAAAAGCCTTTAGCAAAACTAGCGAAAGAAGGTATGCGTGAAGGTGCAATTCGTAATGCTATGCTCGTTGAAGTGGTACAGGGTATTGAAGACATTAAACTGCTTAGAGCTGAGTCTCGGTTTCAAAATCAATGGAACCGCATGAATGAAATTTCTGCAGATATTTCCATGCGTCAGAGAAAGTTGGTGGGTGTGTTGAATGCATGGACACAGAAGATTCAAGGGTTGACCTTTGCTGTTGTCGTGTTAGTGGGATGTTTTGCGGTCATGAAAGGTGAAATGACAACGGGGGCATTGGTGGCATGTTCGATGTTGTCTTCTCGAATGCTTGGACCTATAGCCCAAATTGCAGGGGTACTTGGGCGCTTACAACAGGCAAAAGTTGCAAAAACAGGTCTAGATGAATTGATGAAACGTGCTGTTGATCAACCTGAACGGGGACATTTAATTCATCGACCTATGATCAATGGTGATTATGACTTAACAGATGTTAGCTTTAAATACAGCGATGGAGATGAAAAGCCCAACTTACACATTGCTAAATTGGTCATAAGAGCTGGCGAAAAAATTGCGATTCTTGGACGAAATGGTGCAGGTAAATCGACCTTATTACAGTTGTTATCGGGGATGCAAGAACCCACACAAGGCAAAATTAAACTTGATGGACTGGAATTAAAACTGATTGATCCCGCAGATGTAAGGCGAGATATGGGATTGCTCAATCAAAATGCACATCTCTTTTTTGGCACAGTTCGAGAGAATTTGACACTTGGGGCACCTCTGGCCAGTGATCAAGAAATTTTAAATGTCCTAAAAATCACAGGTGCACTCGATTTTATTCAAGCTAAAAAGGAAGGGCTCGATTTTCAAATTTTAGAAGGTGGTACAGGGTTTTCAGGTGGACAGCGTCAGGCTTTATTAATGGCACGCTTATTAATTTGTCAGCCGAATATTTTACTGCTTGATGAACCAACATCATTTTTAGATGAAGTCACAGAAAAACAACTAATTGATCATTTAAAGCACTGGTTAAGACCTAAAACTATGATTATTGCGACACATCGTCGTGCGGTCTTAGAACTTGTCGATCGGATTATTGTGGTGAACGATGGAAAGATCGTGATGGATGGACCGCGAGATCAGATTTTAAATCAATCAAAACAACAAAAAGCTGCTGAGGTGCTAAAGTCATGA
- a CDS encoding FMN-binding negative transcriptional regulator — protein MYIPAEFEVTQVEELHQLIQNYPLGILFTHGRSGLDANHLPFELQVDHTEFGILHAHVSRNNPVWQDLKNGDEVLVVFRAGDAYISPQWYPSKQEHHQQVPTWNYRVVHAYGRVTIRDDERYVRGVVARLTRTHEATQPEPWKMSDAPKDYLEPMLKAIVGIEIEITQLQGKLKLGQNKEHRDILGVANALKETGQVEIADAMHLIATSKIESI, from the coding sequence GTGTATATCCCTGCAGAATTTGAAGTCACTCAAGTTGAAGAGCTACATCAGCTCATACAGAATTATCCATTGGGTATTTTGTTTACCCATGGACGAAGTGGTTTAGATGCAAACCATTTACCTTTTGAGTTACAAGTCGATCATACAGAATTTGGGATATTACATGCTCATGTCTCTCGAAATAATCCTGTTTGGCAAGACCTGAAGAATGGTGATGAAGTGTTGGTGGTCTTTCGAGCTGGAGATGCGTATATCTCACCACAATGGTATCCGAGTAAACAAGAGCATCATCAGCAAGTGCCGACATGGAACTATCGAGTGGTACATGCTTATGGTCGTGTGACTATTCGGGATGATGAACGCTATGTGCGTGGTGTGGTGGCACGTTTGACACGAACTCATGAAGCAACACAGCCAGAGCCATGGAAAATGTCGGATGCACCTAAGGATTATCTTGAACCTATGTTAAAAGCAATTGTGGGGATCGAAATCGAAATTACTCAGTTGCAAGGCAAATTGAAACTCGGCCAAAACAAAGAACACCGAGATATTCTGGGTGTGGCGAATGCACTGAAAGAAACTGGGCAGGTTGAGATAGCAGATGCGATGCATTTGATTGCAACATCAAAAATTGAGTCAATCTAG
- a CDS encoding HlyD family efflux transporter periplasmic adaptor subunit, producing MSQMESSKKSVSALNFQPPLPSVSKFIWVICIGLLVLLAWAWFFELEEVSTGSGKVIPSSKEQSIQSLEGGILTKLYVSEGEIVKQGQVLAQLDPTRFASNVGESESLLIASKATAARLRAEVNAAPLVFPEDVLKIPKLVSEETALYQSRRSNLNDSVSGLSQALVLVEQELAMTEPLVAKGAASEVEVLRLKREANDLRNQMNDIRNQYYVKAREELAKANIDIETQAQVIKGKTDTLQRTVFKSPVRGIVKEIDVMTIGGVVPQNGKLMTIVPLDEQLLIEARISPRDIAFIRPDQDALVKVTAYDYSIYGGLHGKVTVISPDTLRDEVKQDQFYYRAYIRTDSDKLINKQGKQFNITPGMVAVVDIKTGHKTVLDYLIKPFNKAKEALRER from the coding sequence ATGAGTCAAATGGAGTCGAGTAAAAAAAGCGTTTCGGCCCTCAACTTTCAACCGCCTTTACCGAGTGTCAGCAAGTTCATTTGGGTGATTTGTATTGGATTGCTCGTTTTACTGGCTTGGGCATGGTTTTTTGAATTAGAAGAAGTCTCTACAGGCTCAGGTAAAGTTATTCCATCGTCCAAAGAACAATCGATTCAGTCTTTAGAAGGCGGGATTTTAACTAAACTGTATGTCAGTGAAGGAGAGATTGTAAAGCAAGGGCAGGTTCTAGCACAGTTAGATCCAACGCGTTTTGCTTCAAATGTAGGTGAGTCAGAGTCACTCTTAATTGCGTCAAAAGCGACAGCGGCACGACTTCGTGCGGAGGTCAACGCTGCTCCCTTGGTGTTTCCAGAAGATGTACTAAAAATACCGAAGTTAGTCAGTGAAGAAACTGCATTATATCAATCTCGCCGTTCAAATTTAAATGATTCGGTATCTGGCCTAAGTCAGGCTTTGGTTTTGGTGGAACAGGAGCTTGCGATGACTGAACCCCTCGTCGCAAAAGGGGCAGCCAGTGAAGTAGAGGTGCTTCGTTTGAAACGAGAGGCCAATGACCTTCGAAATCAGATGAACGATATCCGCAATCAATATTATGTGAAAGCACGGGAAGAGTTGGCCAAGGCTAATATTGATATTGAAACGCAAGCACAGGTGATTAAAGGCAAAACCGATACCTTACAGCGTACTGTTTTCAAGTCACCTGTACGAGGTATTGTCAAAGAAATTGATGTCATGACCATTGGTGGCGTTGTTCCACAAAATGGAAAATTGATGACCATCGTTCCTTTAGATGAACAGCTTTTAATTGAGGCCCGCATATCGCCACGCGATATTGCTTTTATTCGACCAGATCAAGATGCTTTGGTGAAAGTGACGGCCTATGATTATTCAATTTATGGCGGTTTGCATGGAAAAGTGACGGTCATTTCACCCGATACATTAAGAGATGAAGTCAAACAAGATCAGTTCTATTATCGTGCTTATATCCGTACAGACTCTGACAAACTTATCAATAAGCAAGGTAAACAATTTAACATTACACCGGGTATGGTGGCAGTTGTGGATATTAAAACAGGGCATAAGACAGTGTTGGACTATTTAATTAAACCGTTTAACAAAGCCAAAGAAGCATTGCGTGAACGCTAA
- a CDS encoding PLP-dependent aminotransferase family protein, which produces MARMAKVVELPSIAKLNKMQGQIAAQLIQALRQAVQNGDLQAGDPLPSSRELAMTLSVSRGTIIEAYDQLLAEGVLVARARQGTFVSDALSHSKSQQTQERRNTLPTHIQLTTAAQAYAEVLKEFKPLPHLPFAVSVPVGRTQPNDIWRKFGNRYRARGVAAPSGYDDPQGVFSLRVAIADYVRRSRSVHCEPEQIVITSGIQQALYICSQILFKAQDQVWVEDPAYRGTTALLENSIQPLHIVRVPVDEEGIQVDTGINLAPNARAAFVTPSHQYPIGMPMSLSRRTALLTWAKQHSAWIIEDDYDSELRYSGQPFPALQGLAPEQVIYLGTFSKVLFPSLRLGYAVLPKALVAPFCGLRVLIDRHPPSADQHVLAAFIQEGYLERHIRRIRNAYAENRRYLINMIERYIPKHLGYLQAGDQGMHMVLWLAHYMDDRKVAQDVLDAGIAIKAVSPTFSLERKRSGLVLGLGDFELIQIERAVQSLAHVLKHHEQPFDVK; this is translated from the coding sequence ATGGCAAGAATGGCAAAAGTTGTAGAACTTCCTTCTATCGCAAAGCTTAATAAAATGCAGGGACAAATAGCCGCCCAACTGATTCAAGCCTTACGACAAGCAGTACAAAATGGTGATTTACAAGCAGGCGATCCTTTACCTTCATCGCGAGAATTGGCGATGACATTGAGTGTTTCGCGTGGCACCATCATTGAAGCGTATGATCAACTCTTAGCTGAAGGGGTTTTAGTGGCACGTGCGCGTCAAGGTACTTTCGTTTCAGATGCCTTATCGCATTCAAAGTCTCAACAAACTCAGGAGCGGAGAAATACTCTGCCTACTCACATTCAGCTAACAACCGCAGCTCAGGCCTATGCTGAAGTATTGAAAGAATTTAAACCGCTTCCCCATCTTCCTTTTGCAGTCTCTGTACCTGTTGGTCGCACCCAACCAAATGATATTTGGAGAAAATTTGGCAATCGCTACCGCGCACGGGGCGTCGCAGCACCCTCTGGGTATGATGATCCGCAAGGTGTATTTTCCTTACGTGTTGCAATTGCTGACTATGTTCGACGCTCTCGTTCTGTACACTGCGAACCTGAGCAAATTGTGATTACCAGTGGCATCCAACAGGCTCTATATATCTGTAGTCAGATTCTATTTAAAGCACAAGACCAAGTTTGGGTCGAAGACCCTGCTTACAGAGGGACAACTGCTCTACTAGAAAACTCAATACAACCTTTACACATTGTTCGTGTTCCCGTGGATGAAGAAGGAATTCAGGTCGATACAGGTATAAACCTTGCGCCCAATGCCCGTGCTGCCTTTGTCACTCCTTCTCATCAATACCCAATCGGCATGCCGATGAGTTTGTCTAGACGTACAGCATTACTCACGTGGGCCAAACAGCATAGTGCTTGGATTATTGAAGATGATTATGACAGTGAACTGCGCTACAGTGGTCAGCCTTTTCCAGCCTTGCAAGGGTTAGCACCTGAACAAGTCATCTATTTAGGGACATTTAGCAAAGTACTTTTCCCATCACTGCGACTCGGCTATGCCGTACTGCCCAAAGCTTTGGTTGCTCCTTTTTGTGGATTGCGTGTTTTGATCGATCGTCATCCTCCCTCTGCTGATCAGCATGTTCTGGCTGCCTTTATTCAAGAAGGTTATTTAGAACGCCACATTCGACGAATTCGCAATGCCTATGCAGAGAACCGAAGATATTTGATTAACATGATTGAACGCTATATTCCAAAACACTTAGGCTATTTGCAAGCTGGAGATCAAGGCATGCATATGGTGCTATGGCTTGCACATTACATGGATGATCGAAAAGTCGCACAAGACGTACTGGATGCTGGTATCGCAATTAAAGCAGTTTCACCAACCTTTTCCTTGGAACGTAAACGCTCTGGTTTAGTGCTTGGTTTAGGAGATTTTGAGCTGATTCAAATCGAACGTGCTGTACAAAGTTTGGCACATGTTCTTAAGCATCATGAACAGCCGTTTGATGTGAAATAA
- a CDS encoding GNAT family N-acetyltransferase — protein MQCFKPVVLQGERITLKPLKFEHAPALCDAVCDGELWKLWYTRIPSPEQMTAEIQRRLDLQLLGSMLPFTVEERDSGRLLGMTTFMNIEAEHRRVEIGSTWYSQSAQRSYVNTECKNLLLSHAFDTLNCIAVEFRTSSFNFKSRAAIERLGAKLDGVLRSHQIVQNDILRDTYVYSILKTEWPAVQKNLRALLNQ, from the coding sequence ATGCAGTGCTTCAAGCCTGTAGTTTTACAAGGTGAACGAATTACATTAAAACCGCTTAAGTTTGAACATGCACCAGCACTGTGTGATGCAGTGTGTGATGGCGAGTTGTGGAAACTGTGGTATACCCGTATTCCTTCACCTGAGCAGATGACGGCCGAAATACAACGTCGACTAGATTTACAGCTGCTGGGCAGTATGTTGCCATTTACGGTGGAAGAACGAGACAGTGGTCGGCTGTTAGGGATGACGACTTTTATGAATATTGAAGCCGAGCACCGCCGTGTTGAAATTGGTTCAACATGGTATAGCCAGTCCGCACAGCGCAGTTATGTCAATACGGAGTGTAAAAATCTGCTACTTTCGCATGCATTTGATACTTTGAATTGTATTGCGGTTGAGTTTCGTACGTCTTCTTTTAATTTTAAAAGTCGGGCTGCGATTGAGCGTTTGGGGGCAAAATTAGATGGGGTACTTAGAAGCCATCAAATTGTACAAAACGATATTTTAAGAGATACGTATGTGTACAGTATTTTAAAAACTGAATGGCCTGCAGTACAGAAGAATTTGAGGGCGCTCTTGAATCAGTAA
- a CDS encoding TonB-dependent siderophore receptor, with protein MKDYQAKCRLAMAIRAVLWGMPLMAGSFATTAVYATTTYPVNFTQLPLDEALKQLAIQTGTTISYDSKALSNLQAKALKGNYALDQALAALLQPHALLAVKVNNGGYSVQAKQRVQTQTREVQLEAIHSQAKNASGANSSQVMSADATAQLATISLTANSGNNLTTEGSGSYTAKATTASTGLALSLKETPQLVSVITRQQMEDQNLTQLTDVVSQAAGLTINQSGNIGSDLSPIYARGQTVDNYLLDGVKLMSSYSSIFQSQDTALFDRVEVVRGANGLMTGAGSASASINMVRKKPLQDFKASVSASAGSWDTYRTDVDVSSPLNQTGTIRGRTVLAYQTGDSYIDRYSEERKIAYGVVEADLTEKTKASLGLSYQKMDISGIARGGLPSFYTDGTLIDWSRSDSNAASWSESDRTTTAYFADIEHQFNERWKLKGVISRTITASDEIVGYGYSRSGINKETGAGAVLYGSHWDYEPTQDLFNLTLNGSFDLLNQTHDVVLGTTYARSKNKRPTYSGWSVSTLDNIFEWDGNTPTRPEMPIGGWYSNDEKSQSVFGAIRLKLADPLAVILGTRLENWQRVDKDYTNSDQKLVTSIREEKNKFIPYVGITYDLTEQWTGYASYTNIFLPQDKQTTTGSYIDPLVGNSTELGIKGEFFDNQLNVGAAIYQTQEENKSIAIEGETAPDGSQAYRTESGTKSRGFELEATGKLTDTWQVSASFSRNISQDKDGNNLNTNIPNNTAKFFTTYTLPYLDEALTIGGGLRWQSEIYQDNVPTKTRFTQDSYALVDLMARYKINENLLVNFNLNNLFNEKYHLSTTNSYYGAPTNFRVGLKYDW; from the coding sequence ATTCGCGCTGTTTTATGGGGCATGCCACTGATGGCAGGAAGCTTCGCTACCACTGCTGTTTATGCTACCACAACGTATCCTGTGAACTTTACTCAACTCCCTTTAGATGAAGCACTCAAACAACTCGCAATCCAAACAGGGACAACCATCAGCTATGACTCAAAGGCTCTTTCAAATTTGCAAGCGAAGGCGCTAAAAGGTAATTATGCTCTCGATCAAGCGTTGGCTGCGTTATTGCAGCCCCATGCCTTGCTTGCAGTCAAAGTCAACAATGGCGGCTATAGTGTTCAAGCAAAACAACGAGTTCAAACTCAAACAAGAGAAGTTCAACTCGAAGCCATTCATAGCCAAGCCAAAAATGCTTCAGGTGCAAATAGTAGTCAAGTAATGAGTGCAGATGCAACGGCTCAGCTCGCGACTATTTCTTTAACAGCAAACTCAGGCAATAACTTAACGACTGAAGGCTCGGGTTCTTATACAGCCAAAGCCACCACAGCTTCGACAGGTTTGGCACTTTCACTCAAAGAAACGCCACAATTGGTGAGTGTCATTACCCGCCAACAAATGGAAGATCAAAACCTCACGCAACTGACCGATGTTGTTTCACAGGCCGCAGGTTTAACCATTAACCAAAGCGGCAACATTGGTAGTGACTTATCGCCTATTTATGCACGTGGTCAAACGGTTGATAACTATTTGCTCGATGGCGTAAAGCTGATGAGTTCATATAGCAGTATCTTCCAAAGTCAGGACACCGCTTTATTTGACCGAGTTGAAGTCGTACGTGGTGCCAATGGCTTAATGACGGGTGCAGGCTCTGCCAGTGCCAGTATTAATATGGTACGTAAAAAACCTTTACAAGACTTTAAAGCCTCGGTCAGTGCGAGCGCAGGTTCATGGGACACTTATCGTACCGATGTCGATGTCTCATCTCCATTAAACCAAACAGGAACGATTCGCGGACGTACCGTTTTAGCCTATCAAACAGGCGACTCTTATATCGACCGCTATAGTGAAGAACGTAAAATTGCCTATGGTGTTGTTGAGGCAGACCTTACAGAAAAAACTAAAGCCAGTTTAGGCCTCAGTTATCAAAAAATGGATATCTCAGGTATTGCCCGTGGTGGTTTACCTTCATTTTATACCGATGGCACCTTAATTGATTGGTCACGTTCAGACTCAAATGCCGCAAGTTGGAGTGAGTCCGATCGAACAACAACAGCTTATTTTGCAGATATTGAACACCAGTTTAACGAACGCTGGAAACTCAAAGGTGTCATATCTCGTACGATCACAGCATCTGATGAAATTGTCGGTTATGGGTACTCACGCTCAGGAATTAATAAAGAAACAGGGGCTGGTGCTGTACTTTATGGATCTCATTGGGACTATGAACCAACTCAGGACTTATTTAACTTAACCTTAAATGGTTCATTTGACTTACTCAACCAAACCCATGATGTGGTTTTAGGTACAACCTATGCCAGAAGTAAAAATAAACGTCCAACCTATTCGGGTTGGAGTGTAAGTACTTTAGATAATATTTTCGAATGGGACGGAAATACGCCTACACGCCCTGAAATGCCGATTGGAGGATGGTACAGCAATGATGAAAAAAGCCAGTCAGTATTTGGTGCAATACGTTTAAAATTGGCAGATCCATTGGCTGTGATTTTAGGAACACGTTTAGAAAATTGGCAACGCGTAGATAAAGACTACACCAACTCTGATCAGAAACTGGTTACCTCAATACGTGAAGAAAAAAATAAATTCATTCCTTATGTGGGCATTACTTATGACTTAACAGAGCAATGGACAGGTTATGCAAGTTATACCAATATTTTCTTACCACAAGACAAGCAAACCACCACAGGTAGCTATATCGATCCACTGGTCGGAAATAGTACAGAGCTGGGGATTAAAGGTGAATTCTTTGATAACCAACTAAACGTCGGTGCTGCCATTTATCAAACCCAAGAAGAGAATAAAAGCATTGCAATAGAGGGGGAAACTGCACCAGATGGCTCTCAAGCATACCGTACAGAATCTGGTACAAAAAGTCGCGGTTTTGAGTTAGAAGCTACTGGGAAACTAACAGATACATGGCAAGTTTCTGCAAGCTTTTCACGAAATATCTCTCAGGACAAAGATGGTAATAATTTAAATACCAATATCCCAAACAATACCGCTAAATTTTTTACCACTTATACCCTGCCTTATCTCGACGAAGCTTTAACAATCGGTGGCGGACTACGCTGGCAAAGTGAAATTTATCAAGATAATGTGCCAACTAAGACTCGATTCACACAAGATAGCTACGCATTGGTTGACTTGATGGCACGTTATAAAATCAATGAAAATCTTTTAGTGAATTTCAATTTAAATAATCTGTTTAATGAGAAATATCATCTATCGACCACCAACAGCTATTATGGTGCGCCAACCAACTTTAGAGTGGGTTTGAAATACGACTGGTAA
- the yddG gene encoding aromatic amino acid DMT transporter YddG, translating to MNSTKATWIGLAAIVLWSLIIALIKEVSNSFGAIGGAALIYSLASVFLLLLFGWPRLKEFPLPYLIWGSLLFVSYEICLALSIGYSTSSRQAIEVGMVNYLWPTFTIIFAIVFNKQKANFLIVPGFFISLVGICWVLGGDQGLSFKGMLSNVQNNPLSYCLALLGTVLWASYCTLTAKMANGKNGVTLFFILVSIVLWVKWFLLGESSLSFELQPTIYLVLAAFAMGMGYGAWNIGILHGNVTLLAAASYFIPVLSAVVSAVILSTHLTFSFWQGALMVCFGALLCWVSTKAKA from the coding sequence ATGAACTCAACAAAAGCAACATGGATTGGTCTAGCTGCCATTGTATTATGGAGTTTAATTATTGCTCTGATTAAGGAAGTGAGCAATAGCTTTGGGGCGATTGGTGGAGCCGCCCTCATTTACTCGTTGGCCTCTGTTTTTTTGTTGCTCTTATTTGGTTGGCCTCGGTTAAAAGAATTTCCTCTTCCTTATCTGATATGGGGAAGTTTACTGTTTGTCTCTTATGAAATTTGCCTTGCCCTGTCCATTGGTTACTCAACCAGTAGTCGACAAGCCATTGAAGTTGGTATGGTGAACTACCTGTGGCCGACCTTTACCATTATCTTTGCGATTGTATTTAATAAACAAAAAGCCAATTTTCTCATCGTACCCGGCTTTTTTATCTCGTTGGTAGGAATTTGTTGGGTACTGGGCGGCGATCAAGGATTAAGCTTTAAAGGCATGCTCAGCAATGTGCAAAATAACCCTCTTAGCTATTGTTTGGCATTACTCGGTACTGTGCTTTGGGCTTCGTATTGCACCCTCACTGCAAAAATGGCGAATGGTAAAAATGGGGTAACTCTCTTTTTCATTTTAGTTTCAATTGTGCTTTGGGTTAAATGGTTTTTGTTAGGTGAAAGCTCTTTGAGTTTTGAACTGCAACCCACCATTTATTTAGTCCTTGCAGCCTTTGCAATGGGGATGGGATATGGTGCATGGAATATTGGTATATTGCATGGCAATGTCACCTTATTGGCTGCCGCATCGTATTTCATTCCTGTACTTTCGGCCGTCGTTTCGGCCGTCATTTTAAGTACGCATTTAACTTTCAGCTTTTGGCAGGGCGCTTTGATGGTCTGCTTCGGTGCTTTATTGTGTTGGGTTTCAACCAAAGCCAAAGCTTAA